Proteins found in one Lycium ferocissimum isolate CSIRO_LF1 chromosome 6, AGI_CSIRO_Lferr_CH_V1, whole genome shotgun sequence genomic segment:
- the LOC132061096 gene encoding protein TONSOKU: protein FQGQALAKINIGNVLDSNGNWGGALAAFEEGYRIAIQAKKPSIQLSALENMHYSQMIRFDNVEEARRLQLSIDKLKQSKIGDLEARYVAGDCCSESETEVGGQSPITSYDSISPKTTKFGFKKSKSNGSEDESEDLPLISLVRPTKNLAKLKSAYAETTIASPELPDSSSPSMSRPAGSQAVSRKRVRLVLSDDEDNEDVYSSSRIISTPLEGEMSHCSRRTSHKCSVETVATSDEFKDRKHRCSPSHGLKEVSPVGSGCGVSACTPINLEESTCSDKSRTPELGLRDDKDLTFSSTKGSAPKFSFEACGREFDADVSGNNISDLTLHACGEHCQHILFRIGNNVVHVKWDSGNAGTSLSLEHMKVEVACLYYLQLPAEERSKGLVPVIQHMMHEGRVIESVEAVNLRNDNMAGKAYIDVTIDVWVPKHLMKLYIDCCEELSQPPILKVLKMLYNQEVSEDEIVVSDCELQDISVAPLINALYVHKTFAVLDLSHNLLGNGTMEKLKRVFTSSGQNYGGLTLDLHCNRLGSTALFQICECHVLYARLEVLNISGNRLTDACASYLSTILQNCKALYSLNIEQCSITSRTIQKVADSLTSGSALTHLSLGHNHSVAANAVINLLVTLTDLKRFQELSLKGIKLSKAVIESLCQLIKSSCLSGLLLGSTSIGPDGMLKLMQSLSTESQELKLDVSSCGLTPYCIVRLNAEVSVFNSIVELDLGGNQLKQEGGRALAAAVSNPRCCFRVLLLQKCQLGLLGILWILEGLSDNYHLEELNMAENADRDEIHALLHDPCSLNKCSNVFQRDANHLDHTSEGSAANAKQGYQEELCTMNTDNNLLEAPDSEDEQVEVDAIERATNQSCSGTSLKSHSNLESDYIQELSAAIPLAKHLQLLDLSNNGFTKQLAENLYTAWTSSSRSGSSRGHIEDNTIHLSVEGVKCCHLKPCCRRI, encoded by the exons TTTCAGGGACAAGCACTAGCAAAGATCAATATTGGAAATGTATTGGATTCTAATGGTAATTGGGGAGGTGCTTTGGCAGCTTTTGAAGAGGGTTACAG GATTGCTATTCAGGCAAAAAAGCCCTCGATTCAGTTGTCTGCTCTAGAAAATATGCACTATAGCCAGATGATCAGGTTTGATAACGTGGAAGAGGCCAG GAGGTTGCAGTTGTCAATTGACAAACTCAAGCAGTCAAAAATTGGAGATCTTGAAGCACGATACGTTGCAGGGGACTGCTGTTCTGAAAGTGAAACAGAAGTTGGCGGCCAATCACCAATCACATCATATGATAGCATTTCACCAAAGACAACTAAATTtggtttcaagaaatcaaaatctAATGGCAGCGAAGATGAATCAGAGGATCTGCCTTTGATATCACTAGTTCGTCCCACTAAGAATCTAGCTAAGCTGAAATCAGCTTATGCAGAAACAACTATTGCTTCTCCTGAGCTACCTGATTCTTCGTCCCCAAGCATGTCGAGACCTGCTGGTAGTCAAGCAGTTAGTCGTAAACGTGTCCGTCTTGTTCTCTCTGATGATGAAGATAATGAGGATGTATACAGCTCCAGCAGGATTATTTCTACTCCTCTAGAGGGTGAAATGAGTCATTGCTCAAGAAGAACCTCTCACAAGTGTTCTGTGGAAACTGTTGCTACTTCTGATGAGT TTAAAGACAGAAAACATCGCTGTAGTCCATCACATGGATTGAAG GAAGTTTCACCAGTTGGTTCAGGATGTGGCGTCAGTGCTTGTACCCCAATTAATCTTGAAGAAAGTACTTGCTCCGACAAGTCTAGGACTCCTGAGTTAGGTTTACGGGACGACAAGGATTTAACATTTTCAAGCACAAAAGGGTCTGCTCCAAAGTTTAGTTTCGAAGCTTGTGGCAGAGAATTCGATGCAGATGTTTCTGGCAATAATATTTCTGATCTCACTCTGCATGCTTGTGGTGAACATTGT CAACATATTCTCTTCAGAATTGGCAACAATGTAGTACATGTAAAATGGGATTCAGGTAATGCTGGGACATCGCTCAGCTTAGAGCATATGAAGGTTGAGGTAGCATGCTTGTACTATTTACAGCTCCCAGCCGAGGAGAGATCTAAAG GCCTAGTGCCGGTCATCCAACATATGATGCATGAAGGAAGAGTTATAGAATCAGTCGAAGCAGTTAATCTCCGAAATGATAATATGGCTGGGAAGGCATACATTGACGTTACAATTGACG TATGGGTTCCAAAACATCTCATGAAACTGTACATTGATTGCTGCGAGGAGCTGTCTCAGCCACCGATCTTGAAGGTTCTTAAGATGCTGTACAATCAAGAG GTGTCGGAGGATGAAATCGTGGTGTCTGATTGCGAACTGCAAGATATATCAGTGGCACCATTAATCAATGCCCTCTATGTACACAAAACTTTTGCTGTCTTAGACCTTTCTCACAACCTGTTAG GAAATGGAACAATGGAGAAGCTTAAGCGAGTATTCACCTCATCAGGCCAAAATTATGGTGGTTTGACCTTGGATTTGCACTGCAATCGACTCGGTTCAACTGCTTTGTTCCAG ATTTGTGAATGCCATGTTCTATACGCCCGATTGGAAGTACTCAACATATCTGGGAACCGTTTAACTGATGCATGTGCATCATATCTTTCAACTATCTTGCAGAATTGCAAAG CTCTTTATAGTTTAAATATCGAGCAGTGTTCAATCACATCCAGAACAATTCAAAAGGTTGCTGACTCACTGACTTCTGGATCAGCGCTTACACATCTTTCTTTAG GACACAACCACTCCGTAGCTGCAAATGCCGTGATAAATCTATTGGTTACTCTTACAGACTTAAAGAG ATTTCAAGAGCTTAGTTTAAAGGGAATAAAGCTAAGCAAGGCTGTAATAGAAAGTCTTTGCCAACTTATCAAGAGCTCTTGCTTGTCTGGGCTACTGCTTGGAAGCACTAGTATAGGACCA GATGGAATGTTAAAGTTGATGCAATCATTGTCCACGGAAAGTCAAGAACTGAAGCTTGACGTTTCATCTTGTGGTCTGACACCTTACTGCATTGTCAGATTAAATGCAGAAGTTTCTGTATTTAATAGCATAGTTGAGCTTGACCTTGGGGGTAATCAGCTCAAGCAAGAG GGTGGCAGGGCATTGGCAGCAGCAGTGAGTAATCCTCGGTGTTGTTTCAGAGTCCTGCTATTACAGAAATGTCAACTGGGACTTCTTGGCATTCTTTGGATACTTGAGGGATTATCAGACAACTATCATCTGGAAGAGCTCAACATGGCTGAAAATGCAGATCGAGACGAAATTCATGCTTTGCTACATGATCCATGCTCTCTCAATAAATGCTCGAATGTCTTCCAAAGAGATGCTAACCATTTAGACCATACGTCGGAGGGGTCTGCAGCTAATGCTAAACAAGGTTATCAAGAAGAGTTATGTACAATGAATACAGATAATAATCTGCTTGAAGCTCCTGATAGTGAAGATGAACAAGTGGAGGTGGATGCTATCGAACGAGCTACGAATCAAAGTTGTAGTGGCACTTCCTTAAAGAGCCATTCTAACTTAGAATCTGACTACATTCAAGAGCTTTCAGCCGCTATTCCATTGGCAAAGCACTTGCAACTGTTAGATCTTAGTAATAACGGGTTCACGAAACAGCTAGCTGAAAATTTATATACTGCGTGGACATCTAGTTCAAGAAGTGGTTCATCTCGGGGACACATTGAGGATAATACGATTCATTTGTCAGTGGAGGGAGTCAAGTGTTGCCATCTGAAGCCTTGCTGCAGAAGGATTTAA